One Nonomuraea angiospora DNA segment encodes these proteins:
- a CDS encoding cadmium resistance transporter, whose protein sequence is MNAGIFGQAAGLFAVTNIDDIVILALFFAQGSGHLRIVLGQYIGFAGILVVAVAAAFGATFLPESAVPYLGLLPLALGLKAAWQVWRDRAGGDEDDPPARSGGPKALEVAAVTFANGGDNIGVYVPVFATSGTSGMTVYVIVFLVLVAVWCLAGRFFATRPLIARALSRWGHILLPVVLIGLGVVILVEGGAFGL, encoded by the coding sequence ATGAATGCGGGCATCTTCGGGCAAGCCGCCGGCCTGTTCGCCGTCACCAACATCGACGACATCGTCATCCTGGCGCTCTTCTTCGCCCAGGGGTCCGGGCACCTGCGGATCGTCCTCGGGCAGTACATCGGCTTCGCCGGGATCCTCGTGGTCGCCGTCGCGGCCGCCTTCGGGGCCACGTTCCTGCCCGAGTCCGCCGTCCCGTACCTCGGCCTGCTCCCCCTCGCCCTCGGCCTCAAGGCGGCCTGGCAGGTGTGGCGCGACCGCGCCGGCGGCGACGAGGACGACCCGCCCGCGCGGAGCGGCGGGCCGAAGGCGCTGGAGGTCGCCGCGGTCACCTTCGCCAACGGCGGCGACAACATCGGGGTCTACGTCCCCGTCTTCGCCACGTCCGGCACCTCGGGCATGACCGTGTACGTGATCGTCTTCCTGGTCCTGGTCGCCGTCTGGTGCCTGGCCGGGAGGTTCTTCGCCACCCGCCCGCTGATCGCCAGGGCGCTCAGCCGATGGGGGCACATCCTGCTGCCCGTCGTC
- a CDS encoding helix-turn-helix transcriptional regulator has product MSEQGSGWPFVGRGGPLTTVRAALRSGAGVMIAGEAGVGKSRLAAEALAGLPGFAMVRALGTETASMIPFGAFAHVLTGPPEGGENLLSWAARHLRERAAHGELLVSVDDAHRLDPASAALVHYLADSGAARVLVTVRSGEPQPAPVAALWKDELLDRIELPPLTRAEVGQVLAGALGGEVAAETVRHLARVSEGNVLYLREVVQAGRNTGCLAERDGQWRWRGELSMTTRLRELVGDRIGHLDEDEREVLELVAFGEPLGTELLVSLTSARAVERVEDRGLVVAVSEGRREQLRLGHPLYGEVVRGGCGTLRTRRRLRMLAEALEASGLRRREDELRAAVWRLDSGSVTAPEMLVSAARLAWGRQDPHLAERLAKAAIDAGGGVAAVAVLGEVLMVLGDADAALAALRRAARDAVTEADRAQHSFSLGINLAWAGADAEACEVLDLAAATLTEPGWLQEAHVYRAVTDCFAGRLTGAARSLARSRSYGPMSRRADAHAASMEAWVAAYSGRTRESLAIAARTLESVDSWRDEAPHALPSFLDALCAAQTFAGLLEAADRSAEQGMELPAAELSVSGFAAYRAMVGRLRGDVAGALRWCRDDLARMPGREPYLGRVLAEQAHALALLGRTEQAREVLAEAGASASRWAFTRQHVLQAEVWVAACGGELDEAVRLCLAAADHAERHELHAGLMFALHDLVRLGAPDQFARLAGRVDGLLAALLARHARAIGDPAELRAVAGEFERLGMLLYAAEATAQEAAAYRDAGRGTLAKGAQTRAWALARRCPGVSTPALVELATPELTPRQREILQLAAAGLTNRQIADRLMLSTRTAANHLQAAYDKLGVNDRTQVGRLLAAL; this is encoded by the coding sequence ATGAGCGAGCAGGGGAGCGGTTGGCCGTTCGTCGGGCGAGGGGGGCCGCTCACGACCGTGCGGGCGGCGCTGCGGTCGGGAGCGGGCGTGATGATCGCCGGTGAGGCCGGGGTCGGGAAGAGCAGACTGGCGGCGGAGGCGCTGGCCGGGTTACCGGGGTTCGCGATGGTGCGCGCGCTCGGCACGGAGACCGCGTCGATGATCCCGTTCGGGGCGTTCGCGCACGTGCTGACGGGGCCGCCGGAGGGCGGCGAGAACCTGCTGAGCTGGGCCGCCCGCCACCTGCGCGAGCGCGCGGCGCACGGCGAGCTCCTGGTCAGCGTGGACGACGCGCACCGGCTGGACCCGGCCTCGGCGGCGCTGGTGCACTACCTGGCGGACAGCGGTGCGGCGCGCGTCCTGGTGACGGTGCGGTCCGGGGAGCCGCAGCCGGCTCCGGTGGCCGCGCTGTGGAAGGACGAGCTGCTCGACAGGATCGAGCTGCCGCCGCTGACGAGGGCCGAGGTCGGGCAGGTGCTCGCGGGCGCGCTCGGCGGCGAGGTGGCCGCGGAGACCGTACGGCACCTCGCGCGGGTCAGCGAGGGGAACGTGCTCTACCTGCGCGAGGTCGTGCAGGCGGGGCGCAACACGGGCTGCCTGGCCGAGCGGGACGGGCAGTGGCGCTGGCGGGGCGAGCTGTCCATGACGACCAGGCTGCGCGAGCTGGTGGGCGACCGGATCGGCCACCTCGACGAGGACGAGCGCGAGGTGCTGGAGCTGGTGGCGTTCGGGGAGCCGCTGGGCACGGAGCTGCTGGTGTCGCTGACCTCGGCCCGGGCGGTCGAGCGGGTCGAGGACCGCGGCCTGGTCGTGGCCGTCAGCGAGGGCAGACGCGAGCAGTTGCGGCTCGGCCACCCTCTCTACGGCGAGGTCGTCCGCGGCGGCTGCGGCACGCTCCGGACGCGCCGGCGGCTGCGGATGCTGGCCGAGGCGCTGGAGGCCAGCGGGCTGCGGCGGCGCGAGGACGAGCTGCGCGCGGCCGTGTGGCGGCTGGACTCCGGCTCGGTCACGGCCCCCGAGATGCTGGTGTCGGCCGCCCGGCTGGCGTGGGGCAGGCAGGATCCCCACCTGGCCGAACGCCTGGCCAAGGCCGCGATCGACGCCGGTGGGGGCGTGGCCGCGGTCGCGGTGCTGGGCGAGGTGCTCATGGTGCTGGGCGACGCGGACGCGGCGCTGGCGGCGCTGCGGCGGGCCGCGCGCGACGCGGTCACCGAGGCCGACCGCGCCCAGCACTCCTTCAGCCTGGGGATCAACCTGGCGTGGGCGGGCGCGGACGCCGAGGCGTGCGAGGTGCTCGACCTGGCCGCCGCGACGCTGACCGAGCCGGGCTGGCTGCAGGAGGCGCACGTCTACCGCGCCGTGACGGACTGCTTCGCCGGGCGGCTGACCGGGGCGGCGCGCTCGCTGGCGCGGTCCCGTTCGTACGGGCCGATGTCGCGTCGGGCCGACGCGCACGCGGCGTCCATGGAGGCGTGGGTCGCGGCGTACTCCGGGCGTACCAGGGAGAGTCTCGCCATCGCCGCGCGCACGCTGGAGAGCGTGGACAGCTGGCGGGACGAGGCGCCGCACGCGCTGCCGAGCTTCCTGGACGCGCTCTGCGCCGCCCAGACGTTCGCGGGCCTGCTGGAGGCGGCGGACCGGTCGGCGGAGCAGGGGATGGAGCTGCCGGCCGCCGAGCTGTCGGTGTCGGGGTTCGCGGCATATCGGGCGATGGTCGGCCGGTTGCGCGGGGACGTCGCGGGGGCGCTGCGCTGGTGCCGGGACGACCTGGCCAGGATGCCCGGGCGGGAGCCCTACCTGGGGCGGGTGCTGGCCGAGCAGGCGCACGCGCTGGCGCTGCTGGGCCGCACCGAGCAGGCTCGGGAGGTGCTGGCGGAGGCCGGCGCGTCGGCGTCGAGATGGGCCTTCACCCGCCAGCACGTGCTGCAGGCCGAGGTGTGGGTGGCGGCCTGCGGCGGCGAGCTCGACGAGGCGGTACGGCTGTGCCTCGCGGCGGCGGACCACGCCGAGCGGCACGAGCTGCACGCCGGCCTGATGTTCGCGCTGCACGACCTGGTACGGCTCGGCGCCCCCGACCAGTTCGCCAGGCTGGCCGGCCGGGTGGACGGCCTGCTGGCCGCGCTCCTGGCCAGGCACGCCCGCGCGATCGGCGACCCGGCCGAGCTCCGGGCGGTGGCCGGGGAGTTCGAACGGCTCGGGATGCTTCTGTACGCGGCCGAGGCCACGGCCCAGGAGGCGGCGGCGTACCGGGACGCGGGCCGCGGCACCCTGGCCAAGGGCGCGCAGACCAGGGCGTGGGCGCTGGCCAGGCGCTGCCCGGGCGTGTCGACCCCGGCGCTGGTGGAGCTGGCCACGCCCGAGCTGACGCCGCGCCAGCGGGAGATCCTCCAGCTCGCCGCCGCCGGGCTGACCAACCGGCAGATCGCCGATCGGCTCATGCTGTCGACCCGTACGGCCGCCAATCACCTGCAGGCGGCCTACGACAAGCTGGGCGTGAACGACCGCACCCAGGTGGGCCGCCTGCTGGCGGCCCTTTAA
- a CDS encoding BTAD domain-containing putative transcriptional regulator, translating into MRPRPALDRRLDGALTYRLTSLVATTGYGKSTALAGWSQAVGAVLHRLGPADRDLPTLAGAVASALSERVAGLPADLVTAADAPLGPDADELSRAAALAGALAEALARRLRRGLALVFDGIDAIAGAPGPVRYVETLVRVAPRHLHLVTASRAPLPFPTARLRQDHEVLDLDATDLALTPDETAAWARDRLGEQGAAVAATLHDACGGWPAAVQAALDALAREDPSGWPRTAAGLAANSDTLERLTLAAFKDLPPAMRELLRAATVLPVLTAGLAATLGAPPDTLDSLTSRGLFLEAGQDGHRLTLTSRHVLAKHAPLDRHEAHDVAAVASRWYVEHDQPELALRAAVATEHPGLAAALLDSYGLRLAERGDVVAALELLPEAARNAPTMIKLAGVAEQNRGQWTRARDLLAQAAEGPAFDAFVARRLGLIDHLRGDLDAALAAYARGYEYGLPPAEAAMCAASMASVLWLKGDRAGCAELADKALEQASGLGDPSALAMANTVLAMLAALDGDRRANDAHYLRALDYAERAGDIVQLIRIHANRASRHLDEGAYAEALAETEIGGRLSDLVSFAPYAALNVSNRAKALIGLGRLEEAATEAADAVARWEAMGSRLVGTGLNRLAEINVLRGERRTAAAIYRRVIADSAPSGEVQSLSNALNGLAELLADDDPAEAARVAEQALEHTEGIAGVTARVVAARVALAGGRHDEARALLDETEPVAASRRDHAARAAIAELRAELDGDPRAADEAVRTWTMLGDPVGQARAELVRAALADPATGGELAAGVRERMHAIGCRALDDRIDALIARAAPAPGARVIVETMGTFRVLRGGIPVPRTAWQSRKARDLLKILVSRRGSGIGRERLVEILWPDQEGEAVGLRRLNVMVSTLRAVLDPEHERPADEIVVSDEGALRLDLSNVDVDVEKFLDLVAQAVRLDQAGRTAEALERWTAAESVYGGEFCEEDPYADWAVGLREQARLAYTQAAARLAAARAGERRYDESARYWLRLLERDRYDERAHLGLVRVLDLAGRRGDARRRYHLYAERMRELEVEPAPYPT; encoded by the coding sequence GTGCGACCACGTCCCGCCCTCGACCGGCGGTTGGACGGGGCGCTGACGTACAGGCTCACCTCGCTCGTCGCAACTACAGGCTACGGGAAGTCCACCGCCCTGGCCGGGTGGAGCCAGGCCGTCGGCGCGGTGCTGCACCGGCTCGGGCCCGCTGATCGTGATCTTCCCACGCTGGCGGGGGCGGTGGCATCGGCTCTGTCGGAGCGGGTGGCCGGACTGCCCGCCGACCTGGTGACCGCCGCGGACGCGCCGCTCGGTCCCGACGCCGACGAGCTGTCCAGGGCGGCGGCGCTGGCGGGCGCGCTGGCCGAGGCGCTGGCCAGGCGGCTGCGGCGCGGCCTCGCGCTGGTCTTCGACGGCATCGACGCCATCGCGGGCGCCCCGGGCCCCGTGCGTTACGTGGAGACGCTGGTCCGCGTCGCACCCAGGCACCTGCACCTGGTCACCGCGTCGCGGGCGCCGCTGCCGTTCCCGACCGCCCGGCTGCGCCAGGACCACGAGGTGCTAGACCTCGACGCGACCGATCTCGCGCTCACCCCGGACGAGACGGCCGCCTGGGCGCGCGACCGGCTGGGCGAGCAGGGCGCGGCCGTCGCCGCCACGCTCCACGACGCCTGCGGCGGCTGGCCCGCAGCCGTGCAGGCCGCGCTCGACGCGCTGGCCCGCGAGGATCCGTCCGGCTGGCCGCGCACGGCCGCCGGGCTGGCAGCCAACTCCGACACGCTCGAACGCCTCACGCTGGCCGCGTTCAAGGACCTGCCGCCGGCGATGCGCGAGCTGCTGCGGGCCGCCACCGTCCTGCCCGTGCTGACCGCCGGGCTGGCCGCCACGCTCGGCGCGCCGCCCGACACGCTCGACTCGCTCACCAGCCGCGGCCTCTTCCTGGAGGCCGGTCAGGACGGCCATCGCCTGACCTTGACCAGCCGCCACGTGCTGGCCAAGCACGCGCCGCTCGACCGGCACGAGGCCCACGACGTGGCGGCGGTCGCCTCCCGCTGGTACGTCGAGCACGACCAGCCCGAGCTGGCCCTGCGGGCCGCCGTCGCGACCGAGCACCCGGGCCTGGCGGCCGCGCTCCTCGACTCGTACGGCCTGCGCCTGGCCGAGCGCGGGGACGTGGTAGCGGCGCTGGAGCTGCTGCCCGAGGCCGCCAGGAACGCGCCCACCATGATCAAGCTGGCCGGCGTCGCCGAGCAGAACCGCGGCCAGTGGACCCGCGCCCGCGACCTGCTCGCCCAGGCCGCCGAGGGCCCGGCGTTCGACGCGTTCGTGGCCAGGCGGCTCGGCCTCATCGACCACCTGCGCGGCGACCTCGACGCGGCCCTGGCCGCGTACGCCAGGGGATACGAGTACGGCCTGCCGCCCGCCGAAGCCGCCATGTGCGCCGCGTCCATGGCGTCGGTGCTCTGGCTGAAGGGCGACCGGGCGGGCTGTGCCGAGCTCGCCGACAAGGCGCTCGAGCAGGCCAGCGGCCTGGGCGACCCGAGCGCGCTGGCCATGGCCAACACGGTCCTGGCCATGCTCGCCGCGCTCGACGGAGACCGCCGCGCCAACGACGCCCACTACCTGCGCGCCCTGGACTACGCCGAACGCGCGGGCGACATCGTCCAGCTCATCCGTATTCATGCCAACCGGGCCTCCCGCCACCTGGACGAGGGCGCCTACGCCGAGGCGCTGGCCGAGACGGAGATCGGGGGCCGGCTGTCCGACCTGGTGTCGTTCGCCCCCTATGCCGCCCTCAACGTCTCCAACCGCGCCAAGGCCCTGATCGGCCTCGGCCGCCTGGAGGAGGCGGCCACCGAGGCCGCCGACGCGGTGGCCAGGTGGGAGGCGATGGGCTCCCGCCTGGTCGGCACCGGCCTGAACCGGCTCGCCGAGATCAACGTCCTGCGCGGCGAGCGCAGGACGGCGGCGGCGATCTACCGCCGGGTCATCGCCGACTCGGCTCCGTCGGGCGAGGTGCAGTCGCTGTCCAACGCGCTCAACGGCCTCGCCGAGCTGCTGGCCGACGACGACCCGGCCGAGGCCGCGCGCGTCGCCGAGCAGGCGCTCGAACACACCGAAGGCATCGCGGGGGTGACCGCCAGGGTCGTGGCCGCCCGCGTCGCGCTGGCGGGCGGGCGGCACGACGAGGCCAGGGCGCTGCTCGACGAGACCGAACCCGTCGCGGCGAGCCGCAGGGACCACGCCGCGCGGGCCGCCATCGCCGAGCTGCGGGCCGAGCTGGACGGCGACCCGCGGGCGGCCGACGAGGCCGTGCGCACGTGGACGATGCTCGGCGACCCGGTGGGGCAGGCCAGGGCCGAGCTGGTCAGGGCGGCCCTGGCCGACCCGGCGACCGGCGGCGAGCTGGCGGCCGGGGTGCGCGAGCGCATGCACGCCATCGGCTGCCGGGCGCTCGACGACCGGATCGACGCCCTGATCGCCCGCGCCGCCCCCGCGCCGGGCGCGAGGGTGATCGTCGAGACCATGGGAACGTTCCGGGTGCTGCGGGGCGGCATACCGGTCCCGCGGACGGCCTGGCAGTCGCGCAAGGCGCGCGACCTGCTGAAGATCCTCGTGAGCCGGAGGGGGAGCGGGATCGGCAGGGAGCGGCTGGTCGAGATCCTCTGGCCGGATCAGGAGGGCGAGGCGGTCGGGCTGCGCCGGCTGAACGTCATGGTGTCCACGCTGCGCGCGGTGCTGGATCCGGAGCACGAAAGGCCGGCGGACGAGATCGTGGTCTCGGACGAGGGCGCGTTACGACTTGATCTGTCCAATGTGGACGTCGATGTCGAGAAATTTCTGGATCTGGTGGCTCAGGCCGTACGGCTGGACCAGGCAGGACGTACGGCCGAGGCGCTGGAGCGGTGGACGGCGGCCGAGAGCGTGTACGGCGGGGAGTTCTGCGAGGAGGACCCGTACGCGGACTGGGCCGTGGGGCTGCGCGAGCAGGCCCGGCTGGCCTACACGCAGGCGGCGGCCAGGCTCGCGGCGGCGCGGGCGGGCGAGCGGCGCTACGACGAGTCCGCCCGCTACTGGCTGCGGCTGCTGGAGCGCGACCGCTACGACGAGCGCGCCCACCTGGGCCTGGTGCGGGTGCTCGACCTGGCCGGCCGCCGCGGCGACGCCCGCAGGCGCTACCACCTCTACGCCGAACGCATGCGCGAGCTGGAGGTCGAGCCCGCCCCGTACCCCACCTGA